CCGCGCGCCGACGTCCTGCTGGTGGGAACGGCGCGTGCGCCGAAAGGGCGCCCGGTGACGCAGCTCGACGTGGGCCTCAAGCTCGGCCGGCTCGAGAAGATCGTGCGCGTGTTCGGCGAACGCCGCTGGGATGCGGGCGGATTCGGCCGCGATCCCCGGCCCTCGGATCCGAAGCCGTTCGCCGAATGCGATCTCTCCTACGCGATGGCGTTCGGCGGCGTGGACGACAAGAGCGGCGGCGCCAGCACCGCCAATCCGATCGGCCTCGGTTTCATCGCCGAGAAGGCAAAGAAGAGCGCCGTCGAGGGCGTGCCGCTCCCGCGCCTCGAGAATCCGGCTGAGCTGATCGAATCGTGGAAAGACCGGCCGGCGCCGTTCGC
This genomic stretch from Candidatus Sulfotelmatobacter sp. harbors:
- a CDS encoding DUF2169 domain-containing protein, with the translated sequence MKVENQTGFPVQVMPGFGPDDRTVLTLVLKGTFEIVPGGAAKPAEQPEPIAFADVLAEGPRGPVPQVDSDLAPFKPRADVLLVGTARAPKGRPVTQLDVGLKLGRLEKIVRVFGERRWDAGGFGRDPRPSDPKPFAECDLSYAMAFGGVDDKSGGASTANPIGLGFIAEKAKKSAVEGVPLPRLENPAELIESWKDRPAPFA